The genomic region GGAGGTCGTCGGGGTGCAGCAGGCGGGGCAGCGTGTGGGCCTGCGCCCGGCTGAGCCCAAACAGTGGCTCTAGCTGAGGGCTGACGTAGCGCAGCCCGGCTGCCGCCCCCTGGCCCACCCGCCACTGAAACAGTACGCCAGGAGCCTGCCCGGCCAGATATTCCAGGAGGGCGGCCTGCTCCTGTTGCTCCGCGGTAAGGGCCGGCGGTGTGTCCAGCGCTTCCAGTAGCCCCAGCAGGCCCTCAGACTGAGGCGCTACTTTCAGGCGTACTGGCACCCGGCGGCCGTTGGCCTGGCGCAGCTCCAGGGTATACTGCCGGGGCTGGGCACTGGCCAGCTGCTGCTGAAAGGTGGCTGGGGTGGTGCCCGCCGCCACCAGGGCATCTAGGATAAGGCCGGCCGGCGGCATATCGGCATAGCCGGTCAGGCACTCGAAACCCGTGCTGGCCCAGCTCACCTGCCCCTCAGGGGTCAGCAGCACAAGCGCGTCGAAGAGAGTTTCCAGCAGCGCAAAGGAAGAACGGCCGGTTTCGGAGAGGAAGCTGGGCGGGAGGGAATTCACAGAGACAGCAGAGCAGATTGACGACGTGCCAGAGCAGTCAAGAAAGGGAGTAAGTTACTATAACTTACGATTGCAGCCCGGTAGGCGGCAACCTCGGCGGGCGCTACCGCCCGGCAGCCAGTTCTGGAGTGGCGGGGCCGGCGGCCGGTTGCTGTACCTCGCAAATGCTTTCAGGGGAGGCAGGCGTGGGGACAGCACAGGACGTTGGAAAAATAATCATGTAGATACACGTATGTATGTACATTATTTATATCTTTGGCCTGTTGACACGCAGGCACAGTCCCTTGGTGTCGCGGCCTTTCCTTTTGTTTCTCCCTCATTTTTCTACTCTCATGGCAGCTACCCAGTGGGCTCTTGACCCAACGCACTCCGAAGTTCAGTTCAAAGTGAAGCACTTGGTGATTTCCACCGTAACCGGCTCGTTCAAGCAGTTTTCGGGTGAGGCCCACACCGAAGGCGACTCGTTCGACAACGCGCAGGTGAAGTTCACGGCGCAGATCGACAGCATCGACACCAACCAGGCCCAGCGCGACGAGCATCTGAAAAGCGCCGAGTTCTTTGACACCGCCACGTATCCGGAGCTGTCGTTCGTGTCCACTTCGTTTGTGAAAGACAGCGAAGGCGAGTACAAGCTCATCGGCAACCTGACGCTGCACGGCGTTACGCAGCCCATCACGCTGGACGTGGAATACGGCGGCCAGGCCGGCGACTTCTACGGCAACCAGAAAGCGGGTTTCGAAGTGAGCGGCAAGCTTAGCCGCAAAGATTACGGCCTGACCTGGAGCGGCATCACCGAGGCCGGCTCCATTGTGGTGAGCGACGAGGTGAAGCTGCTGGCCAGCCTGCAGTTCGCCAAGCAGGCCTAAAACGCCTTCCGTTATCCTTTTCCGCTGAGTCGGCACACCTGCAGCCCGTTCGGTCGGGCTGCTCGGCGCGAAGAGGCCATCCGTTTATTGTTATTAAAACCGCCCGTTTCCGATTCCGGAAACGGGCGGTTTGCATGTTAGACTGGCGTAGGTGCTACCGTTTCGCACCGCCGCTTAATTACTTCCAGAATGCGTCGCTGAATCTCGCTCATCACCCAATCGGTCCAGAGGCCGGCGTAGGGGTTGAGGCGGGTACTGAGGCGCTGCTGGCTGTAGAGCACCAGGCGGGTGCGGCATGGGCCGGCGGGCTGCAGCTCATAGGTGCCGCGCAACACGTCGAAAAACCGGCCGCCTACGGTTACGTGCTCATCAAAGGTGGTGGGCGGGATGGTGGCCGTATTGGGCCGGATGCTGAACGAGAGCCGCCGCCGGGGCTCCCATACATCCACCGTTTCCAGAAACTCCACGCCGCGCTCAAACGTGGCCCGGCGCACGCCGCCCACGCCCTCGTGACTGAGCGTAGCCTCCACCGGCCGCGGAAACCCAATGTTGTCCACTAGGCTGGGGCCCAGGTCGTGGGCCTGAATGGCCGGCACCCGGATGATGTGCTGCCACACCACGGCGGCCGGGGCCTGAATCACTACCACGTTTTCGACGCGGCGGCTATCCGTAGGCGTATTGAGTTGGGCTTCCAGTGGGGCGGCCACGAACGGCAGCAGCATAAAAGCCGCCATGGCATACGTACGGTTGTTGTCGGAGGCATTGCGGGTGGCTACCACGTAGAGGAAAGCGCCCAGCCACGAGGTGAGCAGAAACAGCGGGGAGATAAGCAGCACGCAGATCATGCCCTCCAGGTGAAAGAGCAGGGCTGTGGCTAGGAACAACATAACCGTTATGACCGGGCCCAGTACCGTGCGCCACAGCCGGGAGGTAGTAGGCGGGGTGAAGTGCGCAGTAACAGCTCCCAGCGCCATCGGGACGAGCAACAGGAAGCAGAGCATGAGCAGGCCACCGGCATCTTTCAGTATGTCGCTGGCAAACACAAAACGGCCCAGTAGCGCCAGCGCGAGGCCGGCCCCGGCCGCAATGGCATAATGGCTGTATTGACGCTTGAGGAAAAACATAGCGGGAATAGGAACAGGATGAACGACGGATGCAAATGTGCGTACTTGTGCCCTCCATCCAATCTGCCCGCTGCGCGCAGCGGTATTTTTTTCCTGATGACTTCTCACCCCACTATTCTGTTCCTGCACGGCTTTGGCGAGTCGCGCGAGGTATGGACCGAATTCACCCGCGAATTCCCCGACGACTACCGCCTGCTGACCCTGAACCTGCCCGGCCACGGCACCAACGTGCACGATATCCGCGACTACAGCATGGAGGCCCAGGCCCGCTACGTGGCCGAGCAGCTGCGCCAGAAAAGCGTCGACCGCGCCCTGCTGGTGTGCCACAGCATGGGCGGCTACGTGGCCCTGGCCTTTGCCGAACGCTACCCCGAAATGGTGGCCGGCCTCGTGCTCTTCCACAGCACCGCCCTGCCCGATACCGACGAGAAGAAGGCGAACCGCGACAAAAACATGGACTTTGTGCGCCGCCACGGCGTCGAGAAGTTCATGGAGTCGTTTATCCGGCCGCTGTTTGCGCCCGCCAACCGCGAGCGGCTGCTGGAGCAGCGCGAGTTTCTGGAAGACATCGGCCGGGCCACGCCCGAAGCCACGGTGCTGGGCGCCCTGGAAGCCATGAAAAACCGCCCCGACCGCACGCAGGTGCTGAAAAACGCCAAGTTTCCGGTGCTCTTCATTGCCGGCAAGG from Hymenobacter canadensis harbors:
- a CDS encoding YceI family protein — protein: MAATQWALDPTHSEVQFKVKHLVISTVTGSFKQFSGEAHTEGDSFDNAQVKFTAQIDSIDTNQAQRDEHLKSAEFFDTATYPELSFVSTSFVKDSEGEYKLIGNLTLHGVTQPITLDVEYGGQAGDFYGNQKAGFEVSGKLSRKDYGLTWSGITEAGSIVVSDEVKLLASLQFAKQA
- a CDS encoding alpha/beta fold hydrolase — translated: MTSHPTILFLHGFGESREVWTEFTREFPDDYRLLTLNLPGHGTNVHDIRDYSMEAQARYVAEQLRQKSVDRALLVCHSMGGYVALAFAERYPEMVAGLVLFHSTALPDTDEKKANRDKNMDFVRRHGVEKFMESFIRPLFAPANRERLLEQREFLEDIGRATPEATVLGALEAMKNRPDRTQVLKNAKFPVLFIAGKEDVAVPTDSLLPQLVLPAQSHALLLSDVGHLGFFEEPELTRRAVLDFAGGVFS